Below is a window of Planifilum fimeticola DNA.
TCACAGATACTTGTGTCTGGACCTCTCGGGCGTGCAACAGCGAATGGTCCTGGTGGATGTCAAGGAAAGAACGATACAAGAGGTGATCGAGCATCCGGGACGGTTCTTCCGGTATCTCGATTTCGGCCCGTCCCGAAGGGATTGGTTTGATGCCTTCCATTTCGGAAACGAACGGGTACTGGATCGAAGTTTCCGCATCGATCCGGCACTTCCCCTGGAGGATCAGCCGGAGCAGGTGAAAGAAACCCGGCTCAAAGTGGAATATGAGGGAGGCCGGCTGGTGCTGGAAGTCAGCCCGCTTGTTTATCCTCAGACAACCAACTTGCGTGTTTCCGTGAGGGGGGAGTACCGCGAGCCTTTGTTTTCCCGCTGCAGCGGTAGTCTGGAGGAAATCGGGGAATCGATCCGGGAAGCCCTGGATCGGATTCGGGAATGGAAAGACCTGCAGGTGAAAGAGCGGATGATCACCTTTCCGGCCGGTTCCGTCAAGTCCGTGACGGACAGGTTGCTCGGTGAAAAGGAGATCTGTTGGGAAAGCATCCATCCGCCCGTTTCTTTGGAACAGGTGGAGGACTTGGAGGAAAAGTGGGGCGTCCGGCTTCCGGATTTGCTGAGAGACCTCATGCTGCGGATGGGTGGGGGCGGTCCCGTCCCCGAGGCCTTTGAAGTTTCCGGTCAGCGGATGAAACGATTCGGATCCTTGTTTCGGCCCGATGATTCGGGTTCTTTGAATGCCATGGAAACGTTTCGGCGATGGAAGCACCGGCTTCCCGACAATGTGTTCCCGTTTGCCACATGCGACGGAGGGCTTCTTTGTCTGGATTACCGAATGAATCGGGAAATTCCCGCCGTTTCTTGGTATCCATGGGGATATCTGATTCTGGATCGGGAGGACGCGGAAATTCTGGCCGGCTCGCTCGAGGAATTTCTGGCCGGTCTTCAGCCGTGGACATGGCAGTGGCTCAAAACCCCGGCGGATGATGAAGACGCCAAGAGAACACGTTTTGAAGTGCTCACCAACCTGGAGCGGATGTGGAACGTCCGGTTTCCGCTCGCCTGGAAAAAGGCGGTGCTGGACGATTTGCTGAGAAGCTTAAACTACGTGTGGTTTGTGTATGAAAACGGCCAAGAGTGCGCGGAGCACTTTCTGGAGATTGATTCCGATGACCCGGAAAAGGACATCCGTACGCTCCGTGACAAG
It encodes the following:
- a CDS encoding SMI1/KNR4 family protein, translating into MLRIYKKLKGRLRERVFPVARLYWDDFLCLDYRKGTEPRIVMFDPEESETISIADGVEEFLASLDSEREGIPVWEDSPEEKRYGMEEILAALRRLESEAECSLPLMLKKTVLHHHGAGALFRYFIHEGGMEAFNRLLPVVPEDLPDSMLSVYRTWFAGTSMCPVAECPDHRYLCLDLSGVQQRMVLVDVKERTIQEVIEHPGRFFRYLDFGPSRRDWFDAFHFGNERVLDRSFRIDPALPLEDQPEQVKETRLKVEYEGGRLVLEVSPLVYPQTTNLRVSVRGEYREPLFSRCSGSLEEIGESIREALDRIREWKDLQVKERMITFPAGSVKSVTDRLLGEKEICWESIHPPVSLEQVEDLEEKWGVRLPDLLRDLMLRMGGGGPVPEAFEVSGQRMKRFGSLFRPDDSGSLNAMETFRRWKHRLPDNVFPFATCDGGLLCLDYRMNREIPAVSWYPWGYLILDREDAEILAGSLEEFLAGLQPWTWQWLKTPADDEDAKRTRFEVLTNLERMWNVRFPLAWKKAVLDDLLRSLNYVWFVYENGQECAEHFLEIDSDDPEKDIRTLRDKLFRETPYIPFAKCYGNRYLCHDFSGEETRMALVDTKYGKSWVIRKQFARFLRDLSDE